Genomic segment of Mucilaginibacter sabulilitoris:
TGTCGCTCCAGCGTCGCACCTAACACCGAATCGGCTAAATTCCCCACTGTGCCGGCTATCACAATAACCATTATACTCGTGTCCCACCCAAAACCTATGGCATAAATCACGGCTATGATCAAACTCCCGCCAATGCCAATCAATGTACCTTCGAGGCTAATCACACCATCGAGCCCGCGCTGATCGGGTTTCCAGCTGATGATATTAAAAAAACGGCGCCCGTATACAGTCCCCAATTCTGACGACAACGTATCGGCAGTAGCCGAAGCAAAACCGGCAGCCATCATCAGTTGCCATAAATGAGTTGAGTTTGGTATTAGTAAAACCATTATGCCAATTATAGCCGCGATACCGGCATTGGCTAAAACCTGTCCGGGTGTGCGCCCCTTTTTGTGTTCTTCGGCGGTAGCAAAATTTTGTTTTTTGCTTTTTTGCCATGATGTGGCAGATGAACCCAATATAAAAAAGGTAGTCATCATAGCTACCCCGGTATATCCCGCCCCTGCAAAAACCAGGCAGGCCACCGCGGCACCAGTCAATGCGGCCAAAAATGTAAGCTTGCGGGCCAATAAACTATAGGCGATACCAGAAACCAAAATAAGGGCCAATAAGCCATAATGTGCAAGCATAATAACCAAAGGTATTTATTGCCGGGATAATAATTAAATTAAGCAGTCAATTCATACTTTTGAAGCTACTATGAAAGATATATTAGGACAGGCCATACACGATCATTATTACAAAAAGCCAAAGCATAAGTTATGGATCAATAATCAATACGGCCCCAAAGAAGAAATGCCCATTGACATTTATTTTCGGGATGAAGATGATATGC
This window contains:
- a CDS encoding DUF92 domain-containing protein — translated: MLAHYGLLALILVSGIAYSLLARKLTFLAALTGAAVACLVFAGAGYTGVAMMTTFFILGSSATSWQKSKKQNFATAEEHKKGRTPGQVLANAGIAAIIGIMVLLIPNSTHLWQLMMAAGFASATADTLSSELGTVYGRRFFNIISWKPDQRGLDGVISLEGTLIGIGGSLIIAVIYAIGFGWDTSIMVIVIAGTVGNLADSVLGATLERQMIIGNNMVNFLNTLIAALTALLIYFT